The Methylopila sp. M107 genome contains the following window.
TGAAGCGGCTGACTTTCGCGGTGTTCTCCTGCTCGAACTTCGAGCTCGGCTATTTCAACGCCTACGGCGAGGCCGCGAAGCGCGACGACTTCGACGCCGTCATCCACCTTGGCGACTACATCTACGAATACGGTCCCGGCCTCGGGGGCTACACCACGCCCGCGACCGCCGCCGGCCTCGTCCCTAAGCCGCGCGACGCCGAATTGACCCCACCGGCGGAGATCATCCTTCTCGACCAGTACCGCGCGCGGCACGCGCTCTACCGGACCGACACGCATCTCCAGAAGCTCCATCGCAAGAACCCCTTCATCAACATCTGGGACGACCACGAAGTCGCGAACGACGCCTGGACGGGCGGCGCGGAGAACCACGACCCCAAGACCGAAGGCTCCTGGGCCGCGCGTAAAAAAGCCGGCATCCGGGCGTTTTACGAGTGGCTCCCGATCCGCGAGCCGAAGGATGGCGACCGGATCGATCCCGAGACCGGCAATCCGGACGCGCTGTACCGCGCCTTCGAGTTCGGCGACCTTGCGAGCCTCATCATGATCGACACGCGCGAGGCCGCACGCGACGAGCAGTTTTCGACGCCCGCGCTCGTCGCCGCCTATACGGGCGCGCCGGCGCAGGGGCCGTTTCCGCGTGACGTCGCCAGCGCGGGCGTGACCCGCACGCTGATCGGCGCCGAACAACAGAAGTGGTTCGACAAGAAGATCGCGAAGCCCGACCAGACGTGGCAGTTGATCGGCAATCAGGTGCTGATGTTCTATCAGGCGGCGCCCGACATCAACGGAACGACCGTGCTGACCGCCGAACAGAAGGCAGTGTTCCTGGCGCAGATCGACCTGCTGTTCGGGCCGGGGGCCGGCGCGCAGTTCGCGAGCCTCGGCGCGGCCGGCCTGCCCTCGCCGCTGTCGACCGACGCCTGGACAGGCTATCCCACGGCGCGCGTCGCGATGCTCAAATCGCTCGCGAAAGCCGAAAACCCGATCGTGCTGACGGGCGACTCGCACGCAGCCTGGACCGCGAACCTCGTCCTGCCGAAGGCGGGAGGCTCGACGCCGGTGGCCGCGGAATTCGGCGGCACATCGGTCAGCTCGCCGGGACTCGAGCAGTATCTGCTCAAGACGCCCCCGGACCTCGCGGCCGCCGTGCTGGTCGATTCCAGCGCCGCGCGCCCGGAGGCGGACCAGTTGATCTTCACCGACCAGGCGCGACGCGGCTTCATGATCGTCGACGTCGATCCGGAGGCCGTGACCGTCGACCACGTGTTCCTGTCGACGGTGTTCGAAAAGACCTACACGACCGAAACGAGACGCTTCCGCGTGCCGCGCGGCAAGAAGGCCGCCAGCGTCGTCGCGGACGTGTAAACCGGCCGACGGCCTTCGCGTTCAGGCGAAGGTCGTCAGCGCCGCCGCGCCGATCATCAGGCTCCAGAGGCCCGCCACCACGGTCGCGGCCG
Protein-coding sequences here:
- a CDS encoding alkaline phosphatase D family protein, which gives rise to MSDGFKKGQPAASRGVSRRDALKLTLAAGVTATSVTLAVTGEARAARAGVFLHGVASGDPRQKKVVIWTRVTKPDGGDAIPVKWVVAEDKKLKRVVRQGNASASPKRDFTVKVDVDGLEPGTTYYYGFRAAGDESPVGRTRTLPEGEVKRLTFAVFSCSNFELGYFNAYGEAAKRDDFDAVIHLGDYIYEYGPGLGGYTTPATAAGLVPKPRDAELTPPAEIILLDQYRARHALYRTDTHLQKLHRKNPFINIWDDHEVANDAWTGGAENHDPKTEGSWAARKKAGIRAFYEWLPIREPKDGDRIDPETGNPDALYRAFEFGDLASLIMIDTREAARDEQFSTPALVAAYTGAPAQGPFPRDVASAGVTRTLIGAEQQKWFDKKIAKPDQTWQLIGNQVLMFYQAAPDINGTTVLTAEQKAVFLAQIDLLFGPGAGAQFASLGAAGLPSPLSTDAWTGYPTARVAMLKSLAKAENPIVLTGDSHAAWTANLVLPKAGGSTPVAAEFGGTSVSSPGLEQYLLKTPPDLAAAVLVDSSAARPEADQLIFTDQARRGFMIVDVDPEAVTVDHVFLSTVFEKTYTTETRRFRVPRGKKAASVVADV